The Pelobates fuscus isolate aPelFus1 chromosome 2, aPelFus1.pri, whole genome shotgun sequence genome has a segment encoding these proteins:
- the C2H6orf163 gene encoding uncharacterized protein C6orf163 homolog yields MDPLPQEAINHTKKEMEEQLKCELSKAYEKSEQKLKGEIQKTLERCTQEKFAAVNKAIKQERELADEKLLEMKKTLMQQNREALAIADYRHQKNMEELQENMNLLMIHKVTVARQEEQDKMKDILKLKEVQHQAAIKEIKAYISKLEASHRRTEKQLKAVVYSKEKLEEEIVETRQAFQKYINFTFPQLGPGQADFILPYRTTI; encoded by the exons GAAGCAATAAATCACACCAAAAAGGAAATGGAAGAGCAGTTAAAGTGTGAGCTTAGCAAAGCATATGAGAAGTCAGAGCAGAAGCTGAAAGGTGAAATTCAGAAAACTCTAGAAAGGTGCACTCAAGAGAAGTTTGCTGCTGTCAATAAAGCCATAAAACAGGAGCGGGAATTGGCTGATGAAAAACTATTGGAGATGAAAAA gACACTTATGCAGCAGAACAGGGAAGCATTAGCAATAGCGGATTACAGACACCAGAAGAACATGGAAGAACTTCAAGAAAATATGAATTTGCTAATGATACATAAGGTTACAGTAGCTCGGCAAGAGGAGCAAGACAAAATGAAAGACATTTTAAAACTTAAAGAAGTACAACATCAGGCGGCTATAAAGGAGATTAAAGCTTATATATCCAAGCTTGAAGCCTCCCATAGACGCACAGAAAAGCAACTAAAAGCTGTGGTCTATTCAAAGGAGAAACTGGAAGAAGAGATAGTAGAGACCAGACAAGCTTTTCAGAAGTACATTAACTTTACATTTCCACAACTAGGACCAGGTCAGGCAGATTTCATTTTACCATACAGGACAACAATTTAG